In Hymenobacter sublimis, a single genomic region encodes these proteins:
- a CDS encoding NAD(P)/FAD-dependent oxidoreductase, with protein sequence MNVAKRTVAVLGGGAAGFFGAIACAEANPSLRVVLIEKTSKLLSKVRISGGGRCNVTHAADTAAQLVQHYPRGAKQLKEAFKQFGALDTVRWFERRGVRLKTEPDGRMFPATDSSETIAQCLLEAARRAGVEILLQTTAERITQLSAGGFELTLTGAYAQTLPVMRLLVATGGAPKAEQYEWLRQLGHTVQEPVPSLFTFNVPNSPLRELPGVSVPRARVRVSGEKLEYEGPVLVTHWGVSGPAVLKLSAWGARRLHELQYQSTTLINWIPDHTEDTLRQYLVEFRELHGKKVVASNPLFGLPQRLWRTLTEQAGVGLETRWNELPAKLQNRLIEGLLRTALPVRGKTTYKDEFVTCGGITLGEINMQTMESRRVPGLHFAGEVLDIDGITGGFNFQAAWTTGYLAGRAMSTL encoded by the coding sequence GTGAATGTAGCGAAGCGTACAGTGGCCGTGCTAGGGGGCGGAGCAGCCGGTTTTTTTGGTGCTATTGCCTGTGCCGAGGCCAACCCCAGCCTGCGGGTAGTGCTGATTGAAAAAACCTCCAAACTGCTCAGTAAGGTCCGAATTTCGGGTGGGGGGCGCTGCAACGTGACCCACGCCGCCGACACGGCTGCCCAACTGGTGCAGCACTATCCCCGCGGGGCCAAACAACTTAAAGAGGCCTTTAAGCAGTTCGGAGCCCTGGATACGGTCCGCTGGTTTGAACGGCGCGGCGTGCGTCTCAAAACCGAGCCCGATGGCCGCATGTTTCCCGCCACCGACTCATCGGAAACCATTGCCCAGTGCCTGCTGGAAGCGGCCCGGCGGGCCGGGGTCGAAATACTCCTGCAAACTACCGCCGAGCGTATTACGCAGTTGTCCGCGGGCGGCTTCGAGTTAACGCTAACTGGGGCTTATGCCCAAACGCTTCCCGTGATGCGGCTGCTAGTTGCTACTGGCGGCGCTCCCAAAGCTGAGCAGTATGAGTGGCTGCGGCAACTGGGCCACACGGTGCAGGAACCGGTGCCCAGCTTGTTTACCTTCAACGTGCCCAACTCCCCGCTGCGCGAGCTGCCGGGCGTGAGCGTGCCCCGGGCCCGGGTGCGCGTGAGCGGCGAAAAGCTGGAATATGAAGGCCCGGTGCTGGTTACGCACTGGGGCGTGAGCGGGCCGGCTGTACTTAAGCTTTCGGCCTGGGGCGCCCGCCGCCTGCACGAGCTGCAGTACCAAAGTACCACCCTTATCAACTGGATTCCCGACCACACGGAGGATACGCTGCGCCAGTACTTGGTAGAGTTTCGGGAGCTGCACGGCAAGAAGGTAGTAGCGAGCAACCCCTTGTTCGGCCTACCCCAACGCTTGTGGCGCACACTCACGGAGCAGGCTGGTGTGGGCCTGGAAACCCGCTGGAACGAGCTGCCCGCCAAACTCCAGAACCGCCTCATTGAGGGCCTGCTCCGCACGGCCCTACCCGTGCGCGGCAAAACCACCTACAAAGACGAGTTCGTCACCTGCGGAGGCATCACGCTGGGCGAAATCAACATGCAAACCATGGAAAGTCGCCGCGTACCTGGGCTGCACTTTGCCGGCGAAGTACTTGACATTGACGGCATTACCGGCGGCTTCAATTTTCAGGCGGCTTGGACTACCGGCTACCTGGCCGGGCGGGCTATGAGCACCCTGTAG
- a CDS encoding PA2169 family four-helix-bundle protein, whose product MDAKTLQAGLNELLETLKDGQRGYAEAMTDVEDADLKQIFKKYAAQRSEYITELEDQMHKLNLHPEEESSITGTVHRAFINLKGLITGKDRHSILAECERGEDYAKKAYETAQKLQGIPSELQALIAKQAAGVTQGHDEMRALRDSSK is encoded by the coding sequence ATGGACGCTAAAACCCTTCAAGCCGGACTCAACGAACTTCTGGAAACCCTAAAAGATGGTCAGCGCGGTTATGCTGAAGCTATGACCGACGTGGAGGACGCTGATCTGAAGCAGATTTTCAAGAAATATGCTGCTCAGCGCTCCGAGTACATCACGGAGTTAGAAGATCAGATGCACAAGCTGAACCTGCATCCGGAAGAGGAATCCTCTATTACGGGTACCGTACACCGGGCCTTCATTAACCTGAAGGGCTTGATAACCGGCAAAGACCGCCACAGCATTCTGGCTGAGTGTGAGCGGGGCGAAGACTACGCCAAGAAGGCCTACGAAACAGCCCAGAAGCTGCAGGGCATCCCCAGTGAATTGCAGGCCCTTATTGCCAAGCAAGCAGCTGGCGTAACCCAAGGCCACGATGAAATGCGCGCCCTTCGCGACTCGTCAAAATAG
- a CDS encoding DEAD/DEAH box helicase gives MENEKEKMKFSELTLSEEMQRAITEVGYEEASPIQAGAIPVLLAGRDVIGQAQTGTGKTAAFSIPAIELIDTDSREVQALVLCPTRELAVQVSGEIQKLGKYKRGLAVVPIYGGSSYDRQFRALERGVQIVIGTPGRVMDHIERGTLKLDNCKMIILDEADEMLDMGFRDDIETVLKKMPEQRQTVFFSATMSKPIMEMTKRYQTEPQIVKVNHQEMTVTNIEQSYFEVRGPQKKDVLTRLIDMYNIKSGIVFANTKRMVDEIVGDLQAKGYFAEGLHGDMGQQQRQNTLDKFRKGTLEILVATDVAARGIDVDNVEVVVNYDLPADEEYYVHRIGRTGRAGKQGKAFTFVSGRDIYKLRDIMRFTKATIKQERVPSFEDVSEVKTTLMLNSIKEVIDKGNLDKYIARVQRLIDQDQEDGVTSLGVAAALLKMTMKEDKRAQESLDASRTQGAARPGFTRLFVTMGKKDRLHPRDIVDLIAENTSLTAGKVGDIALYDKFSFVEVPNEFVEEVVTQLGRSTIQGRPVAFNIATPRQEGDAQQEGGNRGGFGGERPRRGPGGFGGGERREGGFGGNRGGGSYGGNRGGGSYGGGERREGGFGGNRSGGSYGGNRGGGSYGGDRREGGSYGGNRGGGSYGGGYKGKRDNGGFDE, from the coding sequence ATGGAAAACGAAAAGGAAAAAATGAAATTCAGTGAGCTGACCCTCTCTGAAGAAATGCAGCGTGCCATTACCGAGGTAGGGTACGAGGAAGCTTCGCCGATTCAGGCGGGCGCTATTCCCGTGCTGCTCGCTGGCCGCGACGTAATTGGGCAGGCCCAGACCGGTACCGGTAAAACCGCCGCCTTCTCCATCCCCGCCATTGAGCTGATTGACACGGACTCCCGCGAAGTGCAGGCCCTGGTGCTGTGCCCTACCCGCGAGCTGGCCGTGCAGGTTTCCGGCGAAATCCAGAAGCTGGGCAAGTATAAGCGGGGTCTGGCCGTAGTACCAATTTACGGTGGCTCCAGCTACGACCGGCAGTTCCGCGCCCTGGAGCGCGGCGTGCAGATCGTCATTGGTACGCCCGGCCGCGTCATGGACCACATTGAGCGCGGTACCCTGAAATTGGACAACTGCAAGATGATCATCCTCGATGAGGCCGACGAAATGCTCGACATGGGCTTCCGCGACGACATCGAGACGGTGCTCAAGAAGATGCCCGAGCAGCGCCAGACGGTGTTTTTCTCGGCTACCATGAGCAAGCCCATCATGGAGATGACCAAGCGCTACCAAACGGAGCCGCAGATCGTGAAGGTAAACCATCAGGAAATGACGGTTACCAACATTGAGCAGAGCTACTTTGAAGTGCGCGGCCCTCAGAAAAAGGACGTACTGACCCGTCTGATCGACATGTACAACATCAAGTCGGGCATCGTCTTCGCGAACACGAAGCGCATGGTTGACGAGATTGTGGGCGACTTGCAAGCTAAAGGCTACTTTGCCGAAGGTTTGCACGGCGACATGGGCCAGCAGCAGCGCCAGAACACCCTGGACAAATTCCGCAAAGGCACCCTGGAAATCCTCGTGGCCACCGACGTAGCCGCCCGCGGCATCGACGTGGACAACGTGGAGGTAGTGGTAAACTACGACCTGCCCGCCGACGAGGAATACTACGTGCACCGCATCGGCCGCACAGGCCGCGCTGGTAAGCAAGGCAAGGCTTTCACCTTCGTGAGCGGCCGCGACATCTACAAGCTGCGCGACATCATGCGCTTCACCAAGGCCACCATCAAGCAGGAGCGTGTGCCTTCGTTTGAAGATGTATCGGAGGTGAAAACTACCCTGATGCTCAACTCCATTAAGGAGGTCATTGACAAGGGTAACCTGGATAAGTACATTGCCCGCGTGCAGCGCCTGATCGACCAGGATCAGGAGGATGGCGTAACGTCTTTGGGCGTGGCCGCGGCCCTGCTGAAAATGACGATGAAAGAGGACAAGCGCGCTCAGGAAAGCCTCGACGCTAGCCGCACCCAGGGTGCAGCCCGCCCCGGCTTCACGCGCCTGTTCGTCACGATGGGCAAAAAGGACCGCCTGCACCCCCGCGACATCGTAGACCTGATTGCTGAAAATACTAGCCTCACGGCCGGTAAGGTAGGCGACATTGCGCTGTACGATAAGTTCAGCTTCGTGGAAGTACCGAATGAGTTCGTGGAAGAAGTTGTAACCCAGTTGGGTCGCAGCACCATTCAGGGCCGGCCGGTAGCCTTCAACATTGCTACCCCCCGTCAGGAAGGTGATGCCCAGCAAGAGGGCGGCAACCGCGGCGGCTTCGGCGGCGAGCGTCCTCGTCGGGGCCCGGGTGGCTTCGGCGGCGGTGAGCGTCGGGAGGGCGGCTTCGGTGGTAACCGGGGCGGCGGCAGCTATGGCGGCAACCGCGGCGGCGGCTCCTACGGGGGCGGCGAGCGTCGGGAAGGCGGTTTCGGCGGCAACCGGAGCGGTGGTTCCTACGGGGGCAACCGGGGCGGCGGCTCTTACGGCGGCGACCGTCGGGAGGGTGGCTCTTACGGTGGCAACCGGGGTGGCGGCAGCTACGGCGGCGGCTACAAGGGCAAGCGCGACAACGGCGGCTTCGACGAATAG
- a CDS encoding cold-shock protein, translating to MQTGTVKFFNETKGFGFIKVDETGEDVFVHVTECIDEIRDKDKVEFEIAQGRKGPNAVKVKLA from the coding sequence ATGCAGACAGGAACTGTAAAATTCTTCAACGAAACCAAAGGTTTCGGCTTTATCAAAGTTGACGAAACCGGCGAGGACGTATTCGTGCACGTAACCGAGTGCATCGACGAAATCCGCGACAAAGACAAAGTGGAATTTGAAATTGCTCAAGGCCGCAAAGGCCCGAACGCCGTGAAAGTGAAACTGGCGTAG
- a CDS encoding acyl-CoA thioesterase translates to METPETPAFRFSRLLTVQPADIDELNHANNVQYVRWVQDTAGAHWLTAYPPGEREHYIWVVREHRIQYRHPALLGEQLRCTTWIGEVRGAQCQRFVRIERAADSKLLCEAETQWVLLDPATKRPVRIEPDVVARLWGPV, encoded by the coding sequence ATGGAAACACCCGAGACGCCCGCTTTTCGCTTCTCCCGCCTCCTGACGGTTCAGCCCGCGGACATCGACGAGCTAAACCACGCTAACAATGTGCAGTACGTGCGCTGGGTGCAGGATACGGCCGGGGCGCACTGGCTCACGGCCTACCCACCCGGCGAGCGGGAACACTACATCTGGGTGGTACGGGAACACCGTATTCAGTACCGCCACCCGGCCCTGCTGGGCGAGCAGTTGCGCTGCACCACCTGGATTGGAGAAGTACGCGGGGCCCAGTGCCAGCGCTTCGTGCGCATTGAGCGGGCCGCGGATAGCAAGCTACTCTGCGAGGCGGAAACCCAGTGGGTACTGCTGGACCCCGCCACCAAGCGGCCCGTACGGATAGAGCCAGACGTGGTGGCGCGGCTGTGGGGGCCGGTGTAA
- a CDS encoding UvrD-helicase domain-containing protein produces MPATFRIYSSSAGSGKTYQLTKEYLKLALGTDEAAYFKRILAITFTNDAAGEMKERIIGALRRFAQLPEGETDSLLTEIAEELAAEGALAYLPTPEERQRVLRERAGRTFRLVLYHYADFAVSTIDSFVQRIVTAFTRELGLPATFEVELDSATVLQSAVALLLDRVNRDPNAALLSRTISDFALSKADEGRSWNNLPAELVDFGQFLLSEPVHEAVEQLQKLSMQDYRRLHEALRQRKAEIEDAFRQVAQVAQEAVDTAGVADSDLYQGRSGLLGYLTKWEERLQADKEANTYVRATVEQDKWYSSKVKTAPDKARVDAVKPALLAAYELVEKLRATLLPDYLLVTGMLPYLFQVSLLSELSKSVDQLSRDRGVVLIAEFNRRIAQIVLREPVPFLYERMGERYLHLLIDEFQDTSVLQWNNLLPLVENAVAGGNLSLAVGDAKQAIYRWRGGEMEQILRLYQNQTQHLYNKATDEELRELLADRYLTLDQSLEAANLNTNFRSAPAIIDFNNRFFTHISATHASLPLVQDIYDADFVQRGPHPPAPSPREKGSLTQGRSAAPSAFASGTAFDSSEPAGVETPGEGTVGEFVFTADAQAGDKTVAHSREMRSNPTAAEDALWQALGNNQLGVKFRRQHVIGTFIVDFVCVEAQLIIEVDGDVHRETGQAEHDAGRTHELTELGYHVLRFHNDEVLHHLPHVLLTIQQHVSSLTSTSRSPVAAVEAEAETAALPNLSGSPLSTGEGGRGGEAGHVELLFTEDEAPACRYDAALGTYTPELLPGYLTGHTLDYTESTLYLTLQLVEKAVADGFRLQEVAVLCRRRDQSRRVAKFLKERGYDIISADSLSLEFAEVVNLLVALFRVLNQPADTLARAEALLLMDRVVRGQDPTPERARRWAELANGESAQPFFDELRELGYDVQERETGNLGLYELTERLIGLFGLLHRVAEQEYLFRFLDLTLEYSLRFGNNLNNFLTYWDQRKSSLSINAPAGRDAITITTVHKAKGLAYGVVIVPFADWSLRPYMGTLLWGRLTDTDRKPLASMPAVAVLPQTQALLHTPLAEQYTEEVEKTFLEGLNMLYVAFTRPRHRLYAISRKPRPVKAAKDGEAPASLEPAKTVAELLHRYLTSTMQWDDEQMAYVLADAHGYVPTQRHAPRATAHDLPLHNLTSTPWEERLRLKRHANTVFDFDAQQTQREWNRKLHYALRRVKRAAEVDRVAAQLVAEGLVSTRERAELLRRLHEVTEHPQMAHYFSPQVEAEAEREILVGGTRKQDYKPDRIVFEATGRRVTLIDFKLPPPEPRHRLPLQRYAGLFRQLGYEEVQCVLYYFDTQEVVVF; encoded by the coding sequence ATGCCCGCCACTTTCCGCATTTACTCCTCTTCTGCCGGCTCCGGCAAAACCTACCAGCTTACTAAGGAATACCTGAAGCTGGCTCTGGGTACCGATGAGGCCGCCTACTTCAAGCGGATTCTGGCCATTACGTTTACCAACGACGCGGCCGGCGAAATGAAGGAGCGCATCATTGGGGCCCTGCGACGGTTTGCTCAGCTACCGGAGGGCGAAACCGATTCGCTGCTAACCGAAATTGCCGAGGAGTTGGCTGCTGAAGGAGCGCTGGCTTACCTGCCTACCCCCGAGGAGCGGCAGCGGGTGCTGCGGGAACGGGCTGGCCGCACGTTTCGGCTGGTGCTCTACCACTACGCCGATTTTGCCGTCAGCACCATTGACTCCTTTGTGCAGCGCATCGTCACGGCCTTTACCCGGGAGCTGGGACTGCCCGCTACGTTTGAGGTGGAGTTGGACAGCGCGACCGTGCTGCAAAGCGCCGTAGCCTTGCTGCTGGACCGCGTCAATCGGGACCCGAACGCAGCCTTGCTCTCCCGCACCATCTCTGACTTTGCCCTCAGCAAGGCCGACGAGGGCCGCAGCTGGAACAACCTACCCGCCGAGCTGGTGGACTTCGGGCAGTTTTTGCTCAGCGAGCCGGTGCATGAGGCCGTGGAGCAGCTCCAGAAGCTGAGCATGCAGGACTACCGTCGCTTACACGAAGCCCTGCGCCAGCGCAAAGCCGAAATTGAGGACGCCTTCCGGCAGGTAGCTCAGGTAGCCCAGGAGGCCGTGGATACGGCCGGGGTGGCCGACTCCGACCTGTACCAGGGGCGGAGCGGGCTGCTGGGCTACCTCACCAAGTGGGAGGAGCGTTTGCAAGCTGATAAAGAGGCCAATACCTACGTACGGGCCACCGTGGAGCAGGACAAATGGTACAGCAGTAAAGTCAAAACCGCCCCGGACAAGGCCCGCGTGGACGCCGTGAAACCGGCCCTGCTGGCCGCCTACGAGCTGGTGGAAAAGCTGCGCGCTACCCTGCTGCCCGACTACCTACTGGTAACCGGCATGCTGCCCTACCTCTTCCAGGTAAGCCTGCTGAGCGAGTTGAGCAAGTCGGTGGACCAGTTGAGCCGCGACCGGGGCGTGGTGCTCATTGCCGAGTTCAACCGCCGCATTGCCCAGATTGTGCTGCGCGAGCCGGTGCCTTTCCTGTACGAACGCATGGGCGAGCGGTACCTGCACCTACTCATTGATGAGTTCCAGGACACCTCGGTGCTGCAGTGGAACAACCTGCTGCCCCTGGTGGAAAACGCCGTGGCCGGGGGCAACCTCAGCCTGGCCGTGGGCGACGCCAAGCAGGCCATTTACCGCTGGCGCGGGGGCGAAATGGAGCAGATTCTGCGCCTCTACCAAAACCAGACGCAGCACCTCTATAATAAGGCCACCGATGAAGAGCTGCGTGAGTTGCTGGCCGACCGCTACCTAACCCTAGACCAGAGTCTGGAAGCGGCCAACCTGAACACCAACTTCCGCTCGGCTCCGGCCATCATCGACTTCAACAACCGCTTCTTCACCCACATCAGCGCAACCCACGCCTCCCTGCCACTGGTGCAAGACATTTACGACGCAGATTTTGTGCAACGGGGACCTCACCCCCCGGCCCCTTCTCCCAGGGAGAAGGGGAGCCTGACGCAGGGTCGTTCTGCAGCCCCGTCGGCTTTCGCCTCAGGAACTGCTTTCGACTCAAGTGAGCCAGCAGGAGTAGAAACTCCGGGAGAAGGCACGGTGGGAGAGTTCGTGTTCACGGCGGATGCCCAGGCGGGGGACAAAACGGTGGCGCACTCGCGGGAAATGCGCTCTAACCCGACGGCGGCCGAAGATGCGCTGTGGCAGGCGTTAGGCAATAACCAGTTGGGCGTGAAGTTTCGGCGGCAACACGTCATCGGTACGTTCATCGTGGATTTTGTTTGCGTAGAGGCGCAGCTGATTATAGAGGTAGACGGCGACGTGCACCGAGAAACCGGCCAGGCCGAACATGACGCCGGCCGCACCCACGAGCTTACCGAGCTAGGCTACCATGTGCTACGCTTCCACAACGATGAGGTGCTTCACCACCTACCCCACGTGCTTCTGACCATCCAGCAGCACGTATCATCCCTAACCTCTACCTCACGCTCCCCGGTAGCAGCTGTTGAGGCGGAAGCCGAAACGGCTGCGCTGCCGAACTTGTCAGGCTCCCCCCTCTCCACGGGAGAGGGGGGCCGGGGGGGTGAGGCCGGCCACGTCGAGCTGCTGTTTACCGAGGACGAAGCCCCCGCCTGCCGCTATGATGCAGCCCTGGGCACCTACACGCCGGAGCTGCTGCCGGGCTACCTGACGGGGCACACCCTGGACTACACCGAAAGCACCCTTTACCTGACCCTGCAGCTAGTTGAGAAAGCCGTGGCCGATGGCTTCCGCCTCCAGGAGGTAGCTGTGCTCTGCCGCCGCCGCGACCAAAGCCGCCGAGTAGCCAAGTTTCTGAAGGAGCGGGGCTACGATATTATTTCGGCCGACTCCCTTTCCCTGGAGTTTGCGGAGGTAGTAAACCTGCTGGTGGCCTTGTTTCGGGTGCTGAACCAGCCCGCCGACACCCTGGCCCGGGCCGAAGCCCTGCTGCTCATGGACCGGGTAGTGCGTGGCCAGGACCCAACCCCCGAGCGGGCCCGCCGCTGGGCCGAGCTGGCCAATGGCGAGTCAGCGCAGCCCTTCTTTGATGAGCTGCGGGAGCTGGGCTACGATGTGCAAGAGCGGGAAACCGGCAACTTAGGCCTGTATGAGCTAACGGAGCGGCTGATTGGCCTGTTTGGGCTGCTGCACCGGGTAGCGGAGCAGGAGTACCTGTTTCGGTTCCTGGATCTTACCCTGGAGTACAGCTTGCGCTTTGGCAACAACCTCAACAACTTCCTCACTTACTGGGACCAGCGCAAAAGCAGCCTGAGCATCAACGCCCCCGCCGGCCGCGACGCCATTACCATTACTACCGTGCACAAGGCCAAGGGGCTAGCCTACGGCGTAGTTATTGTGCCGTTCGCCGACTGGTCGTTGCGGCCGTACATGGGCACCCTACTCTGGGGCCGGCTAACCGATACGGACCGTAAGCCGCTGGCCAGCATGCCCGCCGTGGCGGTGCTGCCCCAAACCCAAGCCCTCTTGCACACGCCCCTGGCCGAGCAGTACACCGAAGAAGTCGAGAAAACCTTTCTAGAAGGGTTGAATATGCTGTACGTGGCCTTCACCCGGCCGCGCCACCGCCTGTACGCCATCAGCCGCAAGCCCCGGCCGGTGAAGGCTGCCAAGGACGGCGAAGCACCCGCCTCCCTGGAGCCGGCTAAAACCGTGGCGGAGCTGTTGCACCGCTACCTCACCAGCACCATGCAGTGGGACGATGAGCAAATGGCCTACGTGCTAGCCGATGCCCACGGCTACGTGCCTACCCAACGCCACGCCCCTCGCGCCACCGCCCACGACCTCCCCTTGCACAACCTAACCAGCACGCCCTGGGAAGAGCGCCTGCGCCTGAAGCGCCACGCCAACACGGTTTTTGATTTCGATGCGCAGCAAACCCAGCGGGAATGGAACCGCAAGCTGCACTACGCCCTGCGCCGGGTGAAGCGAGCCGCGGAAGTAGACCGAGTAGCGGCCCAGTTGGTAGCCGAAGGACTCGTGAGCACGCGGGAGCGGGCGGAATTGCTGCGCCGCCTGCACGAGGTAACCGAGCACCCGCAGATGGCTCACTATTTCAGCCCCCAGGTAGAGGCCGAAGCCGAGCGCGAAATTCTCGTGGGCGGCACCCGCAAACAGGATTACAAGCCCGACCGTATCGTGTTCGAAGCGACCGGCCGGCGCGTTACGCTCATCGACTTTAAGCTTCCTCCGCCCGAGCCCCGCCACCGCCTACCCCTGCAGCGCTACGCCGGCCTATTCCGGCAGTTGGGCTACGAGGAGGTGCAGTGCGTGCTGTACTACTTTGACACGCAGGAGGTCGTTGTTTTCTAG
- a CDS encoding TCR/Tet family MFS transporter translates to MAAPRKAALGFIFLTLLLDVIGIGIIVPVIPALIRNLTGGTISDAARVGGWLVFAFAVMQFLFSPVMGNLSDRFGRRPVLLLSLLGFGLDYLLVAFAPSIGWLFAGRLIAGVMGASFTTASAYIADISAPEERAQNFGMIGAAFGLGFIIGPALGGILGKYGHQVPFLAAAGITLLNVVYGYFVLPESLPLEKRRPFEWARANPIGSLQLLRRYPVITGLVASLLLLYVAAHATQSTWSYYVIEKFQWTEAWVGYSLGALGALVALVQGVLIRRINPVLGPKRSVFLGMLLYAVGFVLFAFASKGWMMFAFLVPYCLGGIAGPALQGIISGQVPPNQQGELQGALTSLMSLTSIVGPPLMTNLFSYYTGASAPVYFPGAPFLLGAALILVSLLLLARSLATYVAPGPQQQEAAEPLVNAGH, encoded by the coding sequence ATGGCTGCTCCCCGCAAGGCCGCGCTTGGCTTTATTTTCCTGACGCTGCTGCTGGATGTCATCGGCATTGGCATTATTGTGCCGGTAATTCCGGCGCTTATCCGCAACCTGACGGGTGGCACCATCAGCGACGCGGCCCGGGTAGGCGGCTGGCTGGTGTTTGCTTTTGCCGTCATGCAGTTCCTGTTCTCGCCGGTGATGGGTAACCTCAGCGACCGGTTTGGCCGCCGACCCGTGCTGCTACTTTCCCTGCTCGGGTTTGGGCTCGATTACCTGCTGGTGGCCTTTGCACCCAGCATCGGCTGGCTGTTTGCCGGCCGCCTGATTGCCGGTGTAATGGGAGCCAGCTTCACCACGGCCTCCGCATATATTGCCGATATATCAGCCCCCGAGGAGCGGGCCCAGAATTTTGGCATGATTGGGGCGGCCTTCGGGCTGGGTTTCATCATCGGGCCGGCGCTGGGGGGTATTCTGGGTAAGTACGGCCATCAGGTGCCGTTTTTGGCGGCGGCCGGTATTACCCTGCTGAATGTGGTGTACGGCTACTTTGTCCTGCCCGAGTCGCTACCCCTGGAGAAGCGCCGGCCGTTCGAATGGGCCCGGGCCAACCCCATCGGCTCTTTGCAGCTCTTGCGGCGCTACCCCGTTATTACCGGGCTAGTGGCCTCCTTGCTGCTGCTTTACGTGGCAGCCCACGCCACGCAGTCTACTTGGTCGTACTACGTAATCGAGAAGTTTCAGTGGACTGAAGCCTGGGTTGGGTACTCGTTGGGGGCACTGGGGGCGCTGGTTGCTCTTGTGCAGGGCGTACTAATTCGGCGGATCAACCCGGTGCTGGGGCCAAAGCGCTCCGTATTTCTAGGAATGCTGCTGTATGCCGTGGGCTTTGTGCTGTTTGCCTTTGCCTCCAAGGGCTGGATGATGTTTGCCTTTCTGGTGCCCTACTGCCTCGGGGGTATTGCCGGGCCGGCCTTGCAGGGCATTATTTCCGGTCAGGTGCCGCCCAACCAACAGGGGGAGCTGCAAGGGGCGCTTACCAGCCTGATGAGCCTGACTTCCATTGTGGGCCCGCCCCTGATGACCAATCTGTTTTCATACTACACCGGCGCCAGCGCCCCGGTTTACTTCCCGGGTGCCCCCTTCCTGCTAGGAGCGGCCCTGATTTTGGTGAGCCTGCTGCTGTTAGCCCGCTCCCTGGCCACCTACGTAGCGCCCGGCCCCCAGCAACAGGAAGCAGCTGAGCCACTAGTAAACGCCGGACACTGA
- a CDS encoding vitamin K epoxide reductase family protein, with protein sequence MDPTQLSLELRHGQSPDLKRRRWIIGLSMLGVAAGQMVSLYQTGIIKHLPDPPLDVFDSDKVDASDYAYKRMDTPDALPMIVTYGITASLAGAGGLHRASQQPLLPVAMGVKTLFDSLTTVKLGREEWQENKALCFYCQVATVASFASLALALPEAIKGAKKLLGRR encoded by the coding sequence ATGGATCCTACCCAACTCAGCCTTGAACTCCGGCACGGCCAGAGCCCCGACCTTAAACGCCGCCGCTGGATTATTGGCCTCTCCATGCTCGGTGTGGCCGCCGGCCAGATGGTGAGCCTTTACCAAACCGGCATCATCAAGCACCTGCCCGACCCACCGCTGGACGTATTTGACTCCGACAAAGTGGACGCCTCAGACTACGCCTACAAGCGTATGGACACGCCCGACGCGCTACCCATGATTGTTACCTATGGCATTACGGCCAGTCTGGCCGGAGCCGGGGGCCTGCACCGGGCCAGCCAGCAGCCCCTGCTGCCGGTAGCCATGGGGGTAAAAACCTTATTCGACTCGCTGACGACCGTGAAGCTGGGCCGCGAAGAGTGGCAGGAGAACAAGGCCTTGTGCTTCTACTGCCAGGTAGCCACCGTCGCATCTTTCGCCTCGTTGGCTCTGGCCTTGCCTGAAGCTATCAAAGGCGCCAAAAAGCTGCTGGGTCGGCGGTAG